The following nucleotide sequence is from Pseudomonas sp. RC10.
GTGGACGAGATGCAGGCGATGGTCAATTCGGCGCTGGAGTTCTTTCGCGATGATGCGCGGCTGGAACAGGCTACGGCATTCGACCTGGCCGAGCTGCTGCACACCCTCGTTGATGATTTCAAGGACGCGGGCATCTACGTGTCCCTCGACGCCCCGCCACGTTACGTGTACGTAGGCCGTCCCATCGGCATCAAGCGTGCATTGGTCAACCTACTGGACAACGCCGTCAAATACGGGATGGAACCGGGGATCAGCTTGCGTGCACTGACCGGCAGCGTCGAAATCCACGTCACCGACCGCGGCCCCGGCATCGCGCCGGAATATCAGGAAAAGGTCTTTGCCCCGTTCTTCCGCATCGAAGGCTCGCGCAACAAATACACGGGTGGCGTGGGCTTGGGGCTGCCTGCGGCACGGGCCATTGTGTTGGAGCACGGCGGCAGCCTGACGCTGGAGGCGCGGCACGGGGGTGGGCTGGAGGTCAAAATGGTGTTGCCGGTGTCGGTGTGAACCTGGGGATCGCCTTCGCGGCCGTCGTAACCTCCGGCTGCTCCCACAGGATTTGCGGCGTGTCTGTATTTCGAGACCAACGCTGAACCTGTGGGAGCAGCCGGAGGTTACGACGGCCGCGAAGCGGCGGGGTGCGCGACCTGCGGGCCGATCTGCGCTGACGCTTCAATTGATGGAACTCCCTCGGCAAACCCAGGCCCTATAGGAGTAGGCCTCCGCCCTTGAGCGGCGAGAGGCAGGCGCCGGCTCGACGCCGTGCCATGGAATTCAATCGCTGACAGGTGACGCCGTGAATACATTCGTTCCGCTGGAAAAACTGGAAAAAATGGGCCGAGAAGAGCTGAAGGATTTCTACGAAATCTGGCTCACCACGTCCGAAACCTGGCCCCAGGACCCTGCCATCTCGCAACGCGAATGCCTCTGGCGCGCCGACCGCGAGCTGACCCAGGACGTGGAAATCGACGAGGCGTTCTTCCAGAACCTGCCGCGCCTGTGGCTGGTGGTCGATGACCTGAATGACACCTCTGCCATCCGTAAAATCGAAGACGAACTGGGCAGCCATTTCAACGAACTCGCCGTGAAGGGCGAATTCCGGCCGGTCGACAAGCCGAAAGTGTCCTGCGAAGACAAAAACACCGACTTGCGAAGCTGACCTCAAACCCCGTGGCAGTCGATCTCCGGCTGCCACTGCAATGCTGCTACAAGCTGCGCTAATTGCCCTCCTGGTGTGTTACCGGCATCATCGGCGGTCTCGACACAAGGACCGTGCCCATGCCCACCCCGTCTCTCCCTGACACTGTTCACATTCGCGACCTGCGAGGCACTGACGCTGAAGCGCTGCTCGCATTCGAAACCGAGAACCGCGCCTGGTTCGAATCCCACATCGACCCCCGCCCCGCATCGTTCTACTCACCGCAAGGTGTGGACGAACACATTGACCGTTGCCTATCCGAGCTCGCCTTGGGTACATGGCATCCGTGCGTCATCGAAGATGCCAGCGGGCGCATCGTGGGCAGGGCCAATTTGAAGCAGATCGATGCGCAGTCCGGGACCGCGGAAGTGGGCTATCGAATCGCGGAAACGGCTGCTGGAAAGGGCTTGGCCACCCAAGCGCTCAGGCACCTCATTCAACAGGCGCACAGCCGCTGGGGGCTGACCGGGTTGGTGGCGTATGTGTTCGAGGAAAATCGGGGGTCGCAGAAGGTGCTGGCGCGGTGTGGTTTCGGCCGTGACCGCCTTGCCCTTCACGGGGAGCCCGGAAGGGAAAGGCGCTTCACACTGTCACTTTGAGTCCAGCATTCAGCGTCAGTGGCTGATCGCGTCTTCCATGCCGATGCCGCTGTCACGGCGCAACACCAGGGCACGCCATTTCTCATCGGCGTCCACGCGTCTGCGGTAGAGAAGAGTGCCCAGTATCAAAAAGATCGCGCCGAGCGGAATCGAAATCACCCCAGGGTTTTTCAACCCGATCAATGGCTGCTCCAACCCCACCAGACTGGTGGTTTCAGCGCCTGTCGCGTCGTATTTATCTTTGTTCGTCTGGAGGTTCGCCTGGGCTTTGGCGAGTGCGGCGGTCAAGGCCTTGACTGACTCATCGTTCAGGCCTGGCGCATCAAGACGGGTTTCCAGCGTTTGAATGTCCGTCGCGATACGGGTCATGGTTACGGTGGTCTCTGCGCGAATCGCCATCGGGT
It contains:
- a CDS encoding GNAT family N-acetyltransferase, whose amino-acid sequence is MPTPSLPDTVHIRDLRGTDAEALLAFETENRAWFESHIDPRPASFYSPQGVDEHIDRCLSELALGTWHPCVIEDASGRIVGRANLKQIDAQSGTAEVGYRIAETAAGKGLATQALRHLIQQAHSRWGLTGLVAYVFEENRGSQKVLARCGFGRDRLALHGEPGRERRFTLSL